One window of the Niallia circulans genome contains the following:
- the ymfI gene encoding elongation factor P 5-aminopentanone reductase, producing MGKWILITGASGGIGQAIAKQLAKEGYSLYLHYHQNEKAIKELLEVLAVNGGEYLPIQADLQQENDYQKILESIFTIDGIVHASGISTYGLFTDMEEGEMKALWNVHIHSLMCITKALLPKMLSRQYGNIIVITSIWGQVGAAMEVAYSTVKGAQISFVKALSKEVAFNGIRVNAVAPGAIETNMLQSFSPEEMQLMAEEIPMGRLGSPQEVAESVAFLLSEKSSYMTGQVLSLNGGWYV from the coding sequence ATGGGGAAATGGATTTTAATTACCGGTGCATCTGGTGGAATTGGACAAGCGATTGCAAAACAATTAGCAAAAGAAGGCTATTCGCTTTACTTACACTATCATCAAAATGAAAAAGCAATAAAGGAACTGTTAGAAGTGCTAGCAGTGAATGGGGGAGAATACTTACCCATACAAGCAGATTTACAACAAGAAAATGACTACCAAAAAATTCTCGAAAGTATTTTCACAATAGATGGAATTGTTCACGCAAGTGGCATAAGTACATATGGTTTATTTACAGATATGGAAGAGGGAGAAATGAAAGCCCTATGGAATGTCCATATACATTCATTAATGTGTATAACAAAAGCTTTATTACCAAAAATGCTTTCGAGACAATATGGTAATATTATTGTGATCACAAGTATATGGGGTCAAGTAGGAGCAGCAATGGAAGTTGCCTATTCTACTGTAAAGGGTGCCCAAATTAGCTTTGTGAAGGCCTTAAGTAAAGAGGTAGCCTTTAATGGTATTCGGGTGAATGCAGTAGCTCCTGGCGCTATTGAAACGAACATGCTTCAATCTTTTTCGCCTGAAGAAATGCAGCTGATGGCAGAGGAAATCCCAATGGGGAGATTGGGAAGTCCCCAAGAAGTAGCAGAAAGTGTAGCCTTTCTATTATCGGAAAAATCTTCTTATATGACAGGACAAGTCCTTTCTCTTAATGGGGGATGGTATGTATAG
- a CDS encoding DUF3243 domain-containing protein, giving the protein MSILENWDQWKDFLADRLHHAENEGMNQEAIGDLAFQIGDYLSNQVQPKNEQEKILSDLWSVADEKEQHAIANMMVKLVHNNGTK; this is encoded by the coding sequence ATGTCTATTTTAGAAAATTGGGATCAATGGAAAGACTTTTTAGCAGATCGTCTTCATCATGCCGAAAATGAAGGAATGAACCAAGAAGCAATAGGAGATCTTGCTTTTCAAATTGGAGATTATCTGTCTAATCAAGTTCAGCCTAAAAATGAACAAGAAAAGATTTTATCCGATTTATGGTCAGTTGCAGATGAAAAAGAACAACATGCGATTGCAAATATGATGGTAAAATTAGTGCATAATAACGGAACAAAATAA